One part of the Rutidosis leptorrhynchoides isolate AG116_Rl617_1_P2 chromosome 1, CSIRO_AGI_Rlap_v1, whole genome shotgun sequence genome encodes these proteins:
- the LOC139868090 gene encoding transcription initiation factor TFIID subunit 7-like has protein sequence MDEQFVLRVPPSVAQRIERLLNETDDSLSSDDKSLDLSFSEDGRSGTFSIGNDSFSASLLDLPTILESYKTYDDNVLIKTTDVGQVIMVREEGDVGPDVVEYRHGLTPPMKDARRRRFRREPDLNPELVQRVEKDLMYIMNGGNAENLDIDMTEQDEVGDGSSRYAVKEAPPDPATNPNMSTAGANAREPDRSDSDESEYSI, from the exons ATGGATGAACAGTTTGTACTAAGAGTTCCCCCTTCTGTCGCCCAGCGTATCGAACGTCTTTTAAACGAAACCGATGATTCGTTATCCTCTGATGACAAATCACTAGATCTATCATTCTCTG AGGATGGGAGGAGTGGGACATTTAGTATTGGTAATGACAGTTTTTCAGCATCTCTATTGGACCTTCCGACTATTTTGGAGTCTTATAAAACTTATGATGATAACGTTCTGATTAAAACTACAGATGTTGGCCAA gtgatTATGGTCAGAGAAGAGGGTGATGTGGGTCCAGACGTGGTGGAGTATCGCCATGGCCTTACACCTCCAATGAAAGATGCTCGAAGGAGAAGATTTCGCAGGGAGCCTGATTTAAAT CCTGAACTTGTGCAGCGAGTTGAGAAAGATTTGATGTATATCATGAATGGTGGAAATGCTGAAAATCTTG ATATAGATATGACTGAGCAAGATGAAGTTGGTGATGGAAGCTCTCGTTACGCTGTCAAGGAAGCACCACCAGATCCTGCAACAAATCCTAACATGTCAACTGCCGGAGCAAATGCTCGGGAGCCCGATAGAAGTGATTCTGACGAGTCTGAATATTCAATTTAA
- the LOC139894272 gene encoding uncharacterized protein, translating to METLRNNLVPKKLEVFVWRSLKRRLPTLNELDKKGIDLNSIRCPLCDDDIESIEHTLVFCKHAFDLWSQVYSWWGLGHVSNLSMSEILRGNTLVPSSGLGKKIWQAVEWVCAYLIWKNRNNKVFRGKCWNISVAFNEVQIKSYEWISLRLKKKKIEWSSWLNDPSVYLRIS from the coding sequence ATGGAAACTTTACGTAACAACTTAGTCCCTAAGAAGCTTGAGGTTTTTGTTTGGAGGTCGCTCAAAAGACGCCTCCCGACATTGAACGAGCTAGACAAAAAGGGAATTGATTTGAATAGTATTAGATGCCCGTTGTGTGATGATGACATTGAATCGATTGAACATACGTTGGTGTTTTGTAAGCATGCTTTTGATCTTTGGAGTCAAGTGTATTCATGGTGGGGTCTCGGTCATGTTTCTAATCTTAGCATGTCCGAGATTCTTCGTGGCAACACATTGGTTCCATCCTCGGGTTTGGGTAAAAAGATTTGGCAAGCGGTCGAGTGGGTTTGCGCATATTTGATATGGAAGAATAGGAACAACAAAGTGTTTCGTGGGAAGTGTTGGAACATCTCGGTGGCATTCAATGAGGTCCAAATTAAATCATACGAGTGGATCTCACTGCGTTTAAAAAAGAAGAAGATCGAGTGGTCGTCATGGTTAAACGATCCAAGCGTATACTTGAGGATCTCTTAA